CATTGACAGAAAAAGGACCCAATGTTAAAAAGATTCCAGAAATTACACATAAAACTGCTCTCAAAGCATTTCTATGTTCATATGCTTCAATTTGTCTTTCAATCTGGTATTCCAACTCTAATTGATTCACCTTAAATGTTAATTTAAATGGATTTAAAAGTGCTTTAACATCTTCAGAAAACGTTGAAATTCTTCCATAATTTGAAGAGCTACCagttaaattaatatttaaatcaacTGTTGAAGGCTCTTGAGTTCTAGAATTTACATTAGAGctattatttgtaattgGAGACACTGAAGTCACTGTATTTGAAAATCCATCAAGATTTTTCCCATATCTTGTATTTTGAGCCGTTGATCTCTCATTAGATAtcatatcaatattattgctAAAAGCTGACTTTCTAAGTGCTCTGGAATAATTagaatcattattttgtATTCCCACTAATCCCACTCTATTATCTGCCAAAAATAATGCATAATCTAATAAAAAACTATTATATTCCTCCAATTCTCTTGAAGAAAACTTTCTCAAGCTCTGTGCAAACTGTAAAGATCGTATTCCTTTTGCTCTCCATTTCTTTGTAATTGGGGCCACGCTTTGCATGTAAATTTGCTTAGGGCTCCAAACTATATTTGCATGGAAAATTACCCGCCTTTTCCAGTCCTCAAATGACCAATCTTGCCCAGAAACTCGATTATCACCAAAGTAGTTCATTTCAATGGGTCTAAAAAATTTCATGAGCTTTTTGTATGATAAACTTCCTGCGGAAACATTTCGCATTTGGTTTTGAATATTGATTTCATTATTCATAGTTTCACTATGTAAATCTCTCAAAGGTAATTGATTATTGttactattaatagaatttgaTGAGACGATGATCTGTGGTTGTAAATTTAATTCGATCATATGATGATGgcattcattaatttctttcttttctacGGATGTCAagttattaatagaattcGATTGATCATCTTCTTCCTTATTAGAAATTTGtcttatattttttttgttcttcAGCTTCCAAATAAAGTATTTCTGATATTGGGATACAATCAAATTTGTTAGAGTTGGAATCTTTAgagattcaaataatatggGATTCATATATTCATCTTGATGATCAATTCCAAGTTGTAGATGAATTTTAATCATTATCCACTCATACCAAAATGATATTCTTATTAACGAAAAAATGCTACTTACAAAACATGCAGGTTTCATCTTCTTGAAagaattcttcattttaaGAATGATTGGACTCTTAAGCACTCTTGAGCTTTGGCTGATGTGGATTAACCACCAATCTTTAACACAAGTTGCGGGATCAGGAATAATGTgatgaataataatcttGAAAATCAAGTTATAAAGTACCACGTAAGATATGAATAGCGGAATAGAAAGGAAGAATATGTAAGAATGTTGTGCGTATAGTGCATAAAGGCGAAAGGTGAAGTCAGAATTATGTTTTTTGATTGAAAGAAGTAAAGTGATGAGTAATATGGAACAAAGCTTGAAAAGAGTCGTTACCAACATGGAtgttgaaaatgatttgatcttaattaaaaatgaaaataggGATCCCATAATACAGTAAATAGTCAAAGATGCAGACAATGTGGAAATATCTGGGGAAATTCCATTTTTATACGGAGAAGTTGAACACATTATTACTGATAGGTAAAAAGATATGATTCCCAATACAAATGATTCCATAAATACactaaaataattaatccAGTGTGAGTAATAGCCAGATCTTGAAGAGTTGTATAAATATGGTAAATCCAAAAGGTACTTTGGAACATCTACTCCATATATTCCATAGAATACAGGAAGCAGTACTGTCCAAAAGATAATATATAAACTTACAATATCGAGTAATTGTAATAAAGTCCAAGACCATTCACAATAGAACtggaataataaatttgggATGATTAAAAGGAAGAGCTTGAATATGTTATTGAATATGGCTAAAGATATTCTGTAATATGTGAGTCTTCCAGCTCTTGATAATAGAggaattatttgatgaaatttaCGTACTGATACATCAGTAACAGGGTTGATTACAAAATTATCATCAGAATTCTTAAAGATATCTTGGATAGTATAATTATGTACAGAGATTGTggatttcttcttcaatttgCTGTTTTCCACCTTTTCGGACAATGCTTCACTTGTGAAATAAGAATCCTTTTCGGTACTATTATCTAAATTCCTGCTACTAGAAATTGTTAGTGAGTTATCTTCTTCCTTAAAGTTATTCAGTAGATAATTATTGGTGGTATCTGAAATTTTAATGGatttattgtttttcttGATCAATCTCcaaactttaaaaattttccCTAATCTATATAACCTTactttatcattatttttatctttcACACTTTTTGAATCATAATCACCATTAATctttttatctttatcaCTAATATCATTTGATAAAGAAACTGAAACAGAAATGTCACAAGATGATAGGACTGGGACATTACCTGTAATTCCTGAGATTCCAAGTATTAAAGGTCTTggtgaaatattattctttaaataattcgAAATTGTATTTATATCAGAAGTAGTTGAGTCACTAACAACAACAAAAGGTGATATTAAAGCCACTGAGAAGAAGTAGTTGAGTAAGTCTCtagattcaaatatttcattaagtTGTAAAGCTGAAAATACGATACCTGGAAGTGAATTAAGAATTCCATGTCCTGATATAGATCCTCCCCATCCAAGCCAGTCCTCATTAATGTTGCAAAAGTTATTTCTACTTCCACTATTCTCTAAATGATCTGTTATAGAATTTTCTGTCATAACAGATTCCAGTTGAGAAAGTTGTATTTCTCCGTTTAGGCTGGAAATTGTGATCAAAGCTTTCAAAAGCTCAATATTGGAgatctttttattttcgAAAAAATCATTCCCactttcttcaaattcactACAAACATCTTCATTAACTGGTTTCTCACCGAATTTAGATGAATTCTCCattttaatcattttttctGCAACTAAGtaaaatttatcaataactCTATAATTGTTATTCATGATAATCTTCAGTTCATTATACACTGACGATAGGAATGACATAGCTTTGTTTTTGTTCTTCAATGGAAGTCTATCCAATCTGATTAAGGGGATTTTGTCATAATTTGGGAAGATTTTATGCATCAGTCTAATGGAATTCACTGATGAGACGCTAAAGAGAAACCAAGGTTTAATCCCATAGTCCAAAATGGTCCTGATTGACTTTGGTACTTTGTTTTGAATTCTGTACTCTATTCCAACATGACCTAAATATTCTAATTTAGTCTTGAGTTTCTGGAAATAGTCATCAGCAGAAGAATCCAACAAGAATCTAAATCCGTTATTATGTTCACTTAGCTTGTGTCTCAAGCTCATTTTCGCTAATTCATTCTCAGATATGGTTTTCTTTGCGAATATAAATACTTTATATCCTTGACATTGTAACTTTCTGATCTTGAGAATAAGATCCTCATAATTTTGACTAGCCATATTGATAgtgttattattattattcttggAAGCTTCGAGATCAGTGCACTGAGAAGTTGCAGAATTGTGACCTTGAGGTCTTATTAGAGAGGGATTTAATAGTGGAAGAATATGTTCCGCCACTCCTCTTACATACAAAGTTGCATCCTTATTCTGAAAGAACTTAACAATCATGGAAATTTCTTGTTTCGACTTGTCCTCACTTTTGTATATCAAAGACGAAAACACTGTTCTTCCTAGACTCTCAACAACAACATATTGGGAATTCACTAAAACCAGCCTCATACCACATGATGCTGCTGTATGTACTATAGTCAAATCATGTTCATCTATACCGGAGTATTTGACATAAGATCTCGGAAAATTCTCATAATAATTGCAAATCTTCTCTTCTCTACTTTTTATTCTATATGAGAAGCTCAAGTTCCTCATCCTCTTTCCAAGGTTCTTCCaacatttattattaaacatGTTTTCAGCATTTTCGCTATCactttcaaaaaattggTCTTCATCTCGGCTGCTCTTTCGTAGTTCTTCTCCAAATTGAGAAGCATTAAAGTAGTAGTTCAAGTAATATTTGGTGAGTAGAATCTCTTTGGCATGACTATTAAGGCATCCAACTCTCCTTTGTTTATGTAGCTTCTCGTAATTTGTATTGTATCTATGGGTAATTCTGATACTTCTTCCATCATTTGAGCGCTTAGAAGTTTTAGCGTTGCTTTTATTACCATTTAAGAACTTTCCAAATAAACGGCTATCATTTGAAGAAAGGACTCTGCTTGAAGAAGATCTATTGAGAAAGTCTGAGCTCATGCTTTCACCCATACTCATTGATTTTGATGCAATATATAGCCTCCTTTCACTATTAATCGTGGGAGATCTGGAAACATTTAAGGACTTACTTACAgcttttgttttttttttggtaaAAAATGGTATTTTCAAATCATTCTTGAGACGATTATTTGGGTCCTTATCGTGATTAATTTTGGCTTCGCTGctattattacttaaatTACTGTTTGCATGTCCGTTAAATGGAAAGATTGACTTATTCATGATTTCATGTGGAATATCGTGATAGTAATTGATTCTCTTTCCACTTGTGATTCTATCTTTCTTAAGCCCTTTCATTCCACCTACTTTAGGATGAGGTTCTAAGGTCTCATTAGAacttgaaaaattattttcagagatatttcttttcattCCCGGTACTCTATTTTGTTTGATTAACCTCAAATGGGGTACTGTCGAGTTACAAATTGCCATTGCATATAACATATCAATTAAGATGGAGCTTTTCCTGCTAGAATATTCACTTTCCTCGCTGATAAGAGATAGTGAACGGTCTGTTTCTTGATTTAAAGAGCTgattcttttcaattttgCATTTTTGTCTTCTTTTTCGCCTTTAAAGCAGGTAGAAAGAGAGTAATCAATAGATTCCATCAGTAGATTTTTTACTAACATTGAGTATTCATTTGgtattttatattttctacCGGTATTCCAACcataaaaattttttgtaagtttgacaatattattaaagagcAAGTAAAGTATTTCTTCGTTATCCTCTTTATTAATCTGAATCTTTCTTGTGTCGAAGACTTGATAATCCTTTCTTCCTTGGTTTCGATGATGATCAATTCCCGAGTTTAGTGGCTCCTCCTGCTGATAATTTGCTTGGCCATTAAAAGATCCAGAATCCTTTAAAACCACTCTTTGCCTCTGATTGGACAAGATAATATGATTTAAAAGCTGTATTATTCTCTTTGGAAACAAATGAATGGGTAGAGCTGGATGAAAGTGATGATCACAATCAGTGTTAATTTTCGATTTTGAAGCAGATTCTAGATCTAAATCCATTTCTACACTTACTGAAGTTATGCTGGAAAGATCGTTAATACTTTTAACTGATGTTTGCCTATTACTTTGTTGACTATTTAGCTTAATATTTGGCAATGGTGGCCAAATATCCCTGGGTTCAACTTTAATAGGATCTGGAGGCAAATCTATTAGAGCATTCTTAAGGCcttttatttggaataaaagCTTTGTATAGTAAttccttatttttttcttattgtTCTGGATGTCAAAGTTTGAAGtttttcctcttcttccAAATGAATTCTTGTCAgatttaaagtttttatCTTTGTTTTTAATCACATTAAGCTTAGAGATTGCTAATAATACACTGAAATAGTGAAATAATTCTAACTTGTTTGGAGGAATTAATCCAAAATTAGTCATTGAGATTCTTCTTCCGGGTCTGATTACCTTTATAGAGCCTTTTGAGAATCTGGAGGATTCATTACTCTGCCAAGAAACAGAATTATGTTTCCAAAGCAGTCCTGAAATAATGGAGAATTTTGGGCATGCAGTAATTTTTTGAGTTTTTTTGAACATGTATTCCTGACCATTATTCAAGCTGATAATCTTTAGCCTCATTGGTTGAGTCTCCATAATTGAGTTCTGATGGATCAAAGAAATATCTACTGCTCCAAAAGAGTCTAAAAAGTCGCATTTATTGAACGTAATATCCAAAGGTTTTGAACTAGACTTATCAATATGATTCTGTTGTAATTTAAGCTTCAAATCATTATAGCTTGAGTTTTTCGAATCTGGATTATTCTTATCTTGAATATCATCAAAAACCTGTATGAAATTTGGCTCTTTAGAAATACAAGAATTTAACCTTAAATAAGTTAATAGGGACTGATTATAAATCTCATCAGTATAGTCAGTAGTTAAGGCCTTATTTCTTGAAAACCTAAAAATTCCAACGATTCTGATGATGTCAGTTATAGCTGTAAGAGTAATTGGGAcaaaaaagttaaaaaaagcTGCAAATTCCGCAATTGTAAGCCATCTTTCTCTTTGAACTTTGCCTTTCACTTCTAATAAGGATATGAACTTGTTAATATAAGTCTCAAAGTTGGAGTCCTTGTTTGTGAATATGTTAATCCCTAAGCAGGAAACTATCAAAAACATGAAAATACAGATCTGTGAAACTATTTTCTCAAGCCTTGTTGCTGGATTGTATCTGTTTCTATTTTCCAATGCTGAATGTTGCCTTATTGCTATTTTTGTATCAGTGCCTGCATAAACAACAATACCCAATACCCAATTTGCAAATCTTAGCCTTGAAAACATTAATgcaaaattttcaatagtTAGTGCTTTAGCTCTAGGTTTTCCTTCCCACTTTAGTGAACCTTCGAAATGATTAATATCCCCAGAAGGAACATCACATGTGATACGAGCTGGGAAAAGAATGAAGTCCTTTATTGCCCTTTCTAAATCCGTTTGGGTCCCAACAGGCTCACATGTCCTAACTAATCTTGAGCCATCAACCATTTCAGAAGAAATATAAGCTTTCTTACCACTGGAATGAAGGACTACCACATCAGCTGGGAATTGTTCGCCATCCAAAACACAAACAATATCACCTACTTTGAGATTTCTCCATTTAGAAACCGCAAACTCCATCTTATCTTTATCGAAAACTATGCAATACCTgctatttattttataatctTGAAACCTTATTTTTGCATATATGTAAATATCCATAATAAATGGTGGAAGAATGgcaaaaattaatacaaagCCCAAAATTATCCATTTAAAATACtgatttttttgttttgtgaaaaatgaaattaaaatggACAAAAAAGAGATTGCGATAGGAAACCTTTTGCTTCTTGTCCAAAGAGAAACAAATACAAACTGGAGTAGATTATATTTACATCctgaatatttatttgatggATATTTATTAGCACCTTTAACTTCTCCTGACaagtttaatataatttttcttgAGATCCAAACAGGTTTCTTGTTTattccattaatattttcatcttcagTTGCTACAATAATTGATTTCCCAAATGATTCTgtcattttctttcttttagAGAAAGTCAGAAGAACAAAATCTGACTACTTAGTAATCTTGAGTAGTTTTTTTTCACACTTGTTGAGTGCATTTAACTTGGTTAATCTTAATCTCCATTTATAAATCTTTACTTAAAAATTTTAGTATGAATAacttaaattttaattgaaagcatatatcaaaaaatttaaatcctaaattactttatttaatttttccaaGTTAGGATTAATTTCCCATATAAATGtttattctttttagtCTTAATTCTAGAACCTATGGTGATTTATTGGAAAATTCAGAATATTGGGAATAATTTCTCCTCTTTAATATAATGTCAAAAAATATGCCTTTTCttagataataataagtttgttattttattattattattattaatattattatatttattacgtaatttattaatagttaaatttatatacCGGCATAATTTATGCACACGTTGCCAGCGCATGATGTGGGGAAAATGATTGAACACCGGTATAGGgggaaaataaaaaaaaaatgaattttaatgttaaaattaagattttttttttctaaaaaaaagaaacaaacTAATACTttctctttattaaattgatcAGAGAACGTTGAACTTTAAGCAATATCTGGTCAACAAGTTGATTATTAGTCCTATTTTGCTCTAATTGCTGAATTAATTGActtattgaataatttgaCACGTCATTTTgtgaattaaaattattattataagtGGAGAGGACATATTGAGCAATACTGAGAATATTTTGGGCAGGTTTGACGAAGAAATCTGACCCAGACAATTTTGGTTGaataaaatcatttttattaaatcctTGATTTTGACTCTGTAT
This is a stretch of genomic DNA from Cryptosporidium parvum Iowa II chromosome 3, whole genome shotgun sequence. It encodes these proteins:
- a CDS encoding P-type ATpase fused to two adenyl cyclase domains and 21 predicted transmembrane regions; this encodes SDFVLLTFSKRKKMTESFGKSIIVATEDENINGINKKPVWISRKIILNLSGEVKGANKYPSNKYSGCKYNLLQFVFVSLWTRSKRFPIAISFLSILISFFTKQKNQYFKWIILGFVLIFAILPPFIMDIYIYAKIRFQDYKINSRYCIVFDKDKMEFAVSKWRNLKVGDIVCVLDGEQFPADVVVLHSSGKKAYISSEMVDGSRLVRTCEPVGTQTDLERAIKDFILFPARITCDVPSGDINHFEGSLKWEGKPRAKALTIENFALMFSRLRFANWVLGIVVYAGTDTKIAIRQHSALENRNRYNPATRLEKIVSQICIFMFLIVSCLGINIFTNKDSNFETYINKFISLLEVKGKVQRERWLTIAEFAAFFNFFVPITLTAITDIIRIVGIFRFSRNKALTTDYTDEIYNQSLLTYLRLNSCISKEPNFIQVFDDIQDKNNPDSKNSSYNDLKLKLQQNHIDKSSSKPLDITFNKCDFLDSFGAVDISLIHQNSIMETQPMRLKIISLNNGQEYMFKKTQKITACPKFSIISGLLWKHNSVSWQSNESSRFSKGSIKVIRPGRRISMTNFGLIPPNKLELFHYFSVLLAISKLNVIKNKDKNFKSDKNSFGRRGKTSNFDIQNNKKKIRNYYTKLLFQIKGLKNALIDLPPDPIKVEPRDIWPPLPNIKLNSQQSNRQTSVKSINDLSSITSVSVEMDLDLESASKSKINTDCDHHFHPALPIHLFPKRIIQLLNHIILSNQRQRVVLKDSGSFNGQANYQQEEPLNSGIDHHRNQGRKDYQVFDTRKIQINKEDNEEILYLLFNNIVKLTKNFYGWNTGRKYKIPNEYSMLVKNLLMESIDYSLSTCFKGEKEDKNAKLKRISSLNQETDRSLSLISEESEYSSRKSSILIDMLYAMAICNSTVPHLRLIKQNRVPGMKRNISENNFSSSNETLEPHPKVGGMKGLKKDRITSGKRINYYHDIPHEIMNKSIFPFNGHANSNLSNNSSEAKINHDKDPNNRLKNDLKIPFFTKKKTKAVSKSLNVSRSPTINSERRLYIASKSMSMGESMSSDFLNRSSSSRVLSSNDSRLFGKFLNGNKSNAKTSKRSNDGRSIRITHRYNTNYEKLHKQRRVGCLNSHAKEILLTKYYLNYYFNASQFGEELRKSSRDEDQFFESDSENAENMFNNKCWKNLGKRMRNLSFSYRIKSREEKICNYYENFPRSYVKYSGIDEHDLTIVHTAASCGMRLVLVNSQYVVVESLGRTVFSSLIYKSEDKSKQEISMIVKFFQNKDATLYVRGVAEHILPLLNPSLIRPQGHNSATSQCTDLEASKNNNNNTINMASQNYEDLILKIRKLQCQGYKVFIFAKKTISENELAKMSLRHKLSEHNNGFRFLLDSSADDYFQKLKTKLEYLGHVGIEYRIQNKVPKSIRTILDYGIKPWFLFSVSSVNSIRLMHKIFPNYDKIPLIRLDRLPLKNKNKAMSFLSSVYNELKIIMNNNYRVIDKFYLVAEKMIKMENSSKFGEKPVNEDVCSEFEESGNDFFENKKISNIELLKALITISSLNGEIQLSQLESVMTENSITDHLENSGSRNNFCNINEDWLGWGGSISGHGILNSLPGIVFSALQLNEIFESRDLLNYFFSVALISPFVVVSDSTTSDINTISNYLKNNISPRPLILGISGITGNVPVLSSCDISVSVSLSNDISDKDKKINGDYDSKSVKDKNNDKVRLYRLGKIFKVWRLIKKNNKSIKISDTTNNYLLNNFKEEDNSLTISSSRNLDNSTEKDSYFTSEALSEKVENSKLKKKSTISVHNYTIQDIFKNSDDNFVINPVTDVSVRKFHQIIPLLSRAGRLTYYRISLAIFNNIFKLFLLIIPNLLFQFYCEWSWTLLQLLDIVSLYIIFWTVLLPVFYGIYGVDVPKYLLDLPYLYNSSRSGYYSHWINYFSVFMESFVLGIISFYLSVIMCSTSPYKNGISPDISTLSASLTIYCIMGSLFSFLIKIKSFSTSMLVTTLFKLCSILLITLLLSIKKHNSDFTFRLYALYAQHSYIFFLSIPLFISYVVLYNLIFKIIIHHIIPDPATCVKDWWLIHISQSSRVLKSPIILKMKNSFKKMKPACFVSSIFSLIRISFWYEWIMIKIHLQLGIDHQDEYMNPILFESLKIPTLTNLIVSQYQKYFIWKLKNKKNIRQISNKEEDDQSNSINNLTSVEKKEINECHHHMIELNLQPQIIVSSNSINSNNNQLPLRDLHSETMNNEINIQNQMRNVSAGSLSYKKLMKFFRPIEMNYFGDNRVSGQDWSFEDWKRRVIFHANIVWSPKQIYMQSVAPITKKWRAKGIRSLQFAQSLRKFSSRELEEYNSFLLDYALFLADNRVGLVGIQNNDSNYSRALRKSAFSNNIDMISNERSTAQNTRYGKNLDGFSNTVTSVSPITNNSSNVNSRTQEPSTVDLNINLTGSSSNYGRISTFSEDVKALLNPFKLTFKVNQLELEYQIERQIEAYEHRNALRAVLCVISGIFLTLGPFSVNVSNTDYSWVGILSVIFCLAIFMNFVLSYTYGKNKLSLRSQLPLLVMISVSSILTSSHGFALAVIFPIISFIIFRLGFIPGVYVTIIGFLSVVIGQFIWNMPSSYWIRYLPILLGINTFCGFLGYRSELLYRAQFLLETHTNDLRQRQRQILDTMLPSFIVERLLIDQKNNPRFSSENVEDRGTVSILFCDIYDFHSIVALLQPKKLISLLDCFFLTLDCLIDSYNCTKIETVFETYLVASCLDPYDEASANFENFKSKKSNKSSYRQKPRKVTVKKSLKDIINLLRFALQIHKIGSSFFYEIPNTKNMDLSQAETDNQMIGVSPLASLPCSSKDRKGNKNNSFIFTGQEMALKQLKLKIGIHSGRVISGVVGTNKPQYALFGDTVNTASRMKSSCETGKIQVSSMTHDLVKDISILKWKEKRSFVKGKGMMDTFTLESVSGSAYPNYTHIRKQEIRGKGVGAIQIGNYYVKNTSDFDILVLDDILLKYLAKSNDDKKVSQKDSNSVSYSKKLTKEQERTSSPFISSIQLPQPPLPPLLPPLSTSVQNEDERKESRFSQEFPPETFKPIQELGKGIDDCREEAEYDKEDNTEDTPLQDGLLKEIGRQDSFSLNENIGGDIELHLKSQDSSSIGFFKKKELNSAFLVASEHETVAKSNRKRMKTRFRKSTEHSFISISRNSFDYHQKIERSNSDQFAYSVRKDSNYQKSNIIDRRKKEKISDLMSLTLGFKDNEIEQKYLITYYSDLTTLKTIEESLVIVIVTLVLQTLIYTILPCGQNHEDGIPGFRILWTVRIIYISSVFLSWLVLFSTYTNYQIQSSTEISGSVIPGISESGLIRGGGVGEEARQLSGDKWKGQLSLENTKHVGGPILFLNAVLAGGASMLMLTILWQFTMVDNSISLWCDEEILELLLLATVHHNAGLLFKYIVLFDLLIMFLILTIFSVGINVNLEGIVVYCVALLVNIIAAYSRERTGRAIFYGTLVAGNCEKKAEELLVAMLPRKVLVDFQEDKLKLAYIHKNVTFLFSDICGFTQWAMTVEAESVVYMLSSLYAQFDDSLSKFGLFKLFTIGDAYVAMSEPEIDPYEQKSLNVSSQKIKKKNKDNQANISFGTVGGGIGSLGMNFGLGINYLNSVNSYLSHNSSLRSSSPSILSNPISSKQSSSSNGSNNSYNTKNRQIYNLNISQMEGYTPAEGARRSIAMAHDMLEKIAFVREKLSLPELSMRIGLHYGGCIGGIVGSSRLRYEVWGHDVIIGNRMESCGTPGNITISGQLHEVLSKNFNHLFKFSYVGKVSVRKQQIDMYKTRIRKNVQLKINKVSNSENMSNLIRRNIIYNNEKHMEN